A genomic segment from Stegostoma tigrinum isolate sSteTig4 chromosome 1, sSteTig4.hap1, whole genome shotgun sequence encodes:
- the LOC125459538 gene encoding calcium uniporter protein, mitochondrial-like isoform X2, which translates to MSLCRRVWNVWIPVRRQTVLGRRREAVKSGPEQLFDLRPYGMTFYSTVVSSDEAVVEYKHGFPVISVTLPSRNERCQFLVKPLSMNVGDLLQDLKSEDQGISRAAIFSEDGTRVSATTPMTILLRKNFELVINETKYFIKPPSRDFVSSERSTEMDDVKNLVHKLYIALHTESHQLHKEGELLKKLDNLKGELQNLEQIKSQLILKAEAKSNRLMWAGLAFMSTQAGALAWLTWWVYSWDIMEPVTYFITYGSSMAFYAYFLLTRQVEKNLQRLRDPLHLHLPIEPLNSKN; encoded by the exons AAAAGTGGACCTGAACAACTTTTCGATTTAAGACCATATGGAATGACCTTTTACAGCACCGTGGTGTCATCTGATG AGGCTGTTGTTGAATACAAGCATGGATTTCCGGTCATCTCAGTCACACTTCCCTCCAGAAACGAGCGCTGCCAGTTTCTGGTGAAGCCACTTTCGATGAATGTTGGTGATCTTCTTCAGGACTTGAAAAGTGAGGATCAAGGCATCAGCAGGGCCGCAATCTTTTCAGAAG ATGGCACTAGAGTTTCAGCCACAACACCGATGACCATTTTATTAAGAAAGAACTTTGAACTGGTTATTAATGAAACAAAGTATTTTATAAAGCCCCCATCTAGAG ACTTTGTAAGCAGTGAGCGTTCAACAGAAATGGATGATGTAAAGAACTTGGTTCATAAGCTTTATATAGCTCTGCATACGGAATCTCACCAATTGCACAAAGAGGGGGAGCTGCTGAAAAAACTGGATAACTTAAAAGGAGAGTTACAGAATCTTGAACAG ATAAAGTCGCAGTTGATTCTGAAGGCTGAAGCTAAATCTAATCGGCTGATGTGGGCAGGTTTGGCATTTATGTCGACTCAAGCTGGAGCACTGGCTTGGTTAACTTGGTGGGTCTACTCCTGGGATATAATGGAGCCAGTCACTTACTTCATCACATATGGGAGCTCCATGGCTTTTTATGCGTACTTCCTCCTCACACGCCAG GTGGAAAAGAACCTCCAGCGTCTGCGTGACCCTTTGCATTTGCATCTTCCAATCGAGCCACTAAACAGCAAAAACTAA
- the LOC125459538 gene encoding calcium uniporter protein, mitochondrial-like isoform X1, which yields MSLCRRVWNVWIPVRRQTVLGRRREAVKSGPEQLFDLRPYGMTFYSTVVSSDEAVVEYKHGFPVISVTLPSRNERCQFLVKPLSMNVGDLLQDLKSEDQGISRAAIFSEDGTRVSATTPMTILLRKNFELVINETKYFIKPPSRDFVSSERSTEMDDVKNLVHKLYIALHTESHQLHKEGELLKKLDNLKGELQNLEQIKSQLILKAEAKSNRLMWAGLAFMSTQAGALAWLTWWVYSWDIMEPVTYFITYGSSMAFYAYFLLTRQDCVYPDIKDRQFLHYFHRGAKRNSFDIQKYNKIKEEMAEVEKNLQRLRDPLHLHLPIEPLNSKN from the exons AAAAGTGGACCTGAACAACTTTTCGATTTAAGACCATATGGAATGACCTTTTACAGCACCGTGGTGTCATCTGATG AGGCTGTTGTTGAATACAAGCATGGATTTCCGGTCATCTCAGTCACACTTCCCTCCAGAAACGAGCGCTGCCAGTTTCTGGTGAAGCCACTTTCGATGAATGTTGGTGATCTTCTTCAGGACTTGAAAAGTGAGGATCAAGGCATCAGCAGGGCCGCAATCTTTTCAGAAG ATGGCACTAGAGTTTCAGCCACAACACCGATGACCATTTTATTAAGAAAGAACTTTGAACTGGTTATTAATGAAACAAAGTATTTTATAAAGCCCCCATCTAGAG ACTTTGTAAGCAGTGAGCGTTCAACAGAAATGGATGATGTAAAGAACTTGGTTCATAAGCTTTATATAGCTCTGCATACGGAATCTCACCAATTGCACAAAGAGGGGGAGCTGCTGAAAAAACTGGATAACTTAAAAGGAGAGTTACAGAATCTTGAACAG ATAAAGTCGCAGTTGATTCTGAAGGCTGAAGCTAAATCTAATCGGCTGATGTGGGCAGGTTTGGCATTTATGTCGACTCAAGCTGGAGCACTGGCTTGGTTAACTTGGTGGGTCTACTCCTGGGATATAATGGAGCCAGTCACTTACTTCATCACATATGGGAGCTCCATGGCTTTTTATGCGTACTTCCTCCTCACACGCCAG GATTGCGTTTATCCTGATATAAAAGACAGACAGTTCCTGCACTACTTTCATCGCGGAGCCAAAAGGAACAGCTTTGATATACAGAAATACAACAAAATCAAGGAGGAGATGGCGGAG GTGGAAAAGAACCTCCAGCGTCTGCGTGACCCTTTGCATTTGCATCTTCCAATCGAGCCACTAAACAGCAAAAACTAA